A part of Desulfobacter sp. genomic DNA contains:
- a CDS encoding CoA transferase subunit A, whose product MNKVVTMKEAIADHVRDGDILFMGGYICRTPFSAVHEIIRQKKRELTVTRSNAADDFDMLIGAGCVKGFISTFLSLGIYGLGRCYRRAVEKGIPHPIQVEEYTNLSLPMMLMAGAMGMPFVPVRDMAGSDLLNVSSFMGENKYKLIDNPFDGSPTVVVPALNPDVAIIHVQQADEAGNAQMWGIGGDCMYGANAAKKVIVSCERLVDRETIGKDPSRTIVSGTRVAAVVEEPFGAHPGYTPGFYDTDFSFGYVYQQASNTQEDFEKFLDEWVYGIEDRTAYIQHYIDRFGYGAFDKLKAKFDYGFPVSYAY is encoded by the coding sequence ATGAATAAAGTTGTAACCATGAAAGAGGCCATCGCCGACCATGTCCGGGACGGGGATATTTTATTCATGGGCGGGTATATCTGCAGAACCCCCTTTTCCGCCGTCCATGAAATCATCCGCCAGAAAAAACGGGAGCTGACCGTCACGCGGAGCAATGCCGCAGACGATTTTGACATGCTGATCGGCGCCGGATGCGTCAAGGGGTTTATCTCCACATTTTTGTCCCTGGGCATCTACGGCCTGGGACGCTGCTATAGGCGGGCCGTGGAAAAAGGGATTCCCCACCCCATCCAGGTGGAGGAGTACACCAACCTCTCCCTGCCCATGATGCTCATGGCCGGGGCCATGGGCATGCCCTTTGTGCCGGTGCGGGATATGGCCGGTTCGGATCTGCTCAATGTCTCCTCGTTTATGGGGGAGAATAAGTACAAGCTCATAGACAACCCCTTTGACGGCAGCCCCACGGTGGTGGTGCCGGCGCTTAATCCCGATGTGGCCATCATCCATGTCCAGCAGGCCGATGAGGCGGGCAATGCCCAGATGTGGGGCATCGGAGGGGACTGCATGTACGGGGCCAATGCCGCCAAAAAGGTGATCGTCTCCTGCGAACGGCTGGTGGATAGGGAAACCATCGGCAAGGACCCCTCCAGAACCATCGTCTCCGGCACCCGGGTGGCGGCCGTGGTGGAGGAACCCTTCGGGGCCCATCCCGGTTACACCCCTGGGTTCTACGATACGGATTTTTCATTCGGCTATGTCTACCAGCAGGCCTCCAACACCCAGGAGGATTTTGAAAAATTCCTGGATGAATGGGTATACGGAATTGAGGACAGGACCGCCTATATCCAGCATTATATCGACCGGTTCGGGTACGGGGCCTTCGATAAGCTTAAGGCCAAATTCGATTACGGATTTCCGGTGAGCTACGCCTATTAA
- a CDS encoding SDR family NAD(P)-dependent oxidoreductase: MKQVVVITGLAQGMGRQVAEMLARSGDSIAGFDMNQEDLESLGRELDRLGADHLLEQINILDRDRVREFKDRVLERFGRVDTVLSNIGIGFFGPFEEVDLDRAAQCLDINVMGTAAVFQAFIPAMRSQGKGKLVAMSSLVGQIPFPFESVYTATKFAIEGMVQAIRMEVKPFGIQVALIEPAQVSTAFASKIHTLPPEASVYRERAGRFISRDNELIKDATTPEAAARRIYKVLKAKKPKLHNQVDFMSTFFLFLNKVLPGPIRDHILLSHMNIK, from the coding sequence ATGAAGCAGGTTGTCGTCATCACTGGCCTGGCCCAGGGCATGGGCCGGCAGGTGGCCGAAATGCTGGCCCGGTCCGGAGACAGTATCGCAGGGTTTGATATGAACCAGGAAGATCTTGAAAGCCTGGGCCGGGAGCTTGACCGGTTGGGCGCTGACCACCTCCTTGAACAGATTAATATCCTGGACCGGGACAGGGTCAGGGAATTCAAGGACCGGGTGCTTGAACGGTTCGGCCGGGTGGATACGGTATTATCCAATATCGGCATCGGCTTCTTCGGCCCCTTTGAGGAGGTGGACCTGGACCGGGCGGCACAATGCCTGGATATCAATGTCATGGGGACGGCCGCAGTCTTCCAGGCCTTTATCCCGGCCATGCGTAGCCAGGGCAAGGGGAAGCTTGTGGCCATGTCCTCCCTGGTGGGCCAGATCCCCTTCCCATTTGAGTCGGTGTACACGGCAACCAAATTCGCCATAGAGGGCATGGTCCAGGCCATCCGTATGGAGGTCAAGCCCTTCGGCATACAGGTGGCCCTCATCGAACCGGCCCAGGTTTCCACGGCATTCGCCTCAAAAATCCATACCCTTCCGCCGGAAGCCTCGGTTTACAGGGAGCGGGCCGGCCGGTTTATCTCCCGGGACAACGAATTGATCAAAGACGCCACCACACCCGAGGCCGCAGCCCGGCGGATATATAAGGTTCTTAAGGCGAAAAAGCCAAAACTCCACAACCAGGTGGATTTCATGAGCACCTTTTTTCTTTTTCTCAACAAGGTGCTTCCGGGCCCCATACGGGACCATATTCTTCTCAGTCATATGAATATCAAGTAA